The Aneurinibacillus migulanus genome contains the following window.
GTTGTCGGTCTTTTTCGCCCGCCATGCCACACGCTCCATAAGGAAAAAGCAACGTTTGGCACACGCCTCGCATGTTTTTCAAGTGATACTATCGGAAGAAACTAGATGTCGCTTTCTTGCTTTATGGCGACATCTAGTTTCTTATCCATTAAAAAACAGGAATCGCTTTTCAAAAACGATTCCTGTCATACGTCTGTCTTATATTTATGCTAGTGTTTCATCAGTTCCTTTACTTCATCCATCGAAGGCAACGCCGAAATCGCGCCACGCTTCATCGTGGTCAACGCACCAACCGCATTTGCGAAATGTAACATATTCTCCAATTCGCCATTCGGTAGCTTTGCCAGTGCTTCAGGCCTTATGCCTGCTTCAGCGATTCGATGCAGAAAGCCTCCGACAAAGCCGTCTCCGGCACCGGTAGCATCCACCGCTCGCACTGTAAAGCCGGGAAGCCGCTTCACTGTATCGTTCGGTCGTACGTAAGCACAACCTTCCTTACCTAATGTAACGAGCAATAAGCGTATGCCCTGGGCGAAAAACCAGGAGGCACCGGCGATAATATCAGTCTCTCCGGTCAAAAATGTTAATTCTTCCTCGCTTACTTTCACAATATCCGCAAGCGGTACATGTTCCCGAATCGCTTCCTTAGCCGCTGGCGCACCTCCCGGCCATAAGGGCAAACGCAAGTTTGGGTCATAGCTTACAAGCATCCCTCTTTCTCGCGCCAGCCGGGCCGCTTTTACCGTCGCGCTCCGTGCCGGTTCCGCAATCAACGAAATCGATCCGTAATGGAAAATCACGCCCCCAGCTAGTACTTCCTCTGTAATTTCCACCTCTGTAAGCAGCATGTCCGCCGAAGGCTCCCGATAGAAAAGAAAGTCGCGCTCACCGTCTTCTTTCAAGGATACAAATGCAAGCGCCGTCTTCGCTTCATCCGTTCGATATATTCTTCCTGTATCCACACCTGTATTCGCCAGCGTGCCGATGAGAAAATCACCGAACGGATCGGCTCCCACTTTCCCGAGAAAGCGGGAGGTTCCGCCTAAGCGGGCAACGGCGGCAGCCACATTAGCAGGCGCACCGCCTGGCGCTTTCTTAAACGATGGCACTTCCTCAAGCGCCTGCCCGTTTGCCTCCGGTACAAAATCGATTAGCATCTCCCCGAGCGTAATGACGGTACCCATGGCGTCTCCTTTCGTTTATCCCGATCTAGCGGGCAGTAAGTTCCCCTTTTTATAGAAGCTTTGTTTTATAAGCCCGCATTCACATGTGCGGCTGTCTCTACTTCCGCTTCATTGATGCGTGGAAACAAAATTTTCGTATTGCGTGCAATAATGTTTCCTTCCTTATCGCGCAGGTCGCCTTCGATACGGTATACCTCCTCCGTCAGCGGTAAATCGAGCACCGCCTGATCAAAGCAACGGGAGGAGTCCGGTGTAATTAATGGCGCAAGTACGGCACGTTCCTCTATCACCGTACCATCCGATGCAAGCAATCGATATGAAATCTCATGTCCTTCCAATTCACGACGATAGTCGTTAACCACCCATGCCTCCATCGTAATACGCAATGCATTCTCAAGCCGTTCCACATGACCGGCAAAGGATAGTTGGAGCGGTGCAAACGCATGAACGACAGCGTAGTAGGCTTTTTTCGGACGGCGATAATAATCCACGATTGCCCAATCGATCGCAGGCCACGTATTAACAAAGTGAAACTGCATGATTCCGTTCACATTATTATATTTCTTACGTCGCAATGCCTCAGTATGCTCTTTATAGAACTGCACCTGATACTCCTGTGTACGCTCGACCAGTTCGCCTAGCGTCGTTGGATATTCTCCCATCATCTTGGTGTAGATATTATTCTGGAACCCACGCATGCGCCATGCTTCCATATCCAACGGCCAGAGTTTTTCCTCCACGATGAACTTCTTCAGCGACTCTTCATCCGGCAACGATTGCGTTCCGTATTCTGTGATAAACATCGGATTATAAAATTCAGCGTCCGTAATCTTGCCCCAGTACCAACCAACCCAGTTAACGCTTAGATGATTTGGTACATATTTAGCAAACTCCTCCCACGTTGCAAAGAACGCTGGCAGCTCTCCTCGATCGATAAGTACCGAGTTTTTGTGTATAGGCCTCGTTACATCAATCGATTTTACGGTCTCCATAAGCACATTATCGAGCTTATTGTAATCATGTAAACGCGATTCACTGTGACAACACCAGAGCACGACTGACGGATGATTATACAGCATCTCTACATACCTTCGTGCTACATCTGCTGCACGGGTAATGAATTCACCATCTGAGCGATATCCCCACTGGAACGGCAAATCCTGAAAAATCATAATCCCTTTCTCATCACATAAACGGTAAAACTCCGGTTTTTCCGCATGTGCAAACAAACGCGTCATATTCATATATGCATCAAGCATCATCTGTATATCTTGCTCATACTGTGAAGCTGTCATGAGCGAAAGGAATTGATCGGATAAATAATTGTTTCCTTTAATGAAAATTCGCTCGCCGTTCAGGCGGAATTGCCATTTCTCATCACGTGTGATTTCACGGATGCCGAACACCTCACTTGACGAGTCGATAATAGTACCGTCCATTTTCACTTCTACAGTCGCCGTATATAAATGAGGGTGCCCTAAATCCCAACTCCACCATAGCGCAGGATTCTGTATAGTAAGACGTGTCGTGTGATTCAGGCTTCCCGGACGCAGAAACGTCGCTGACACCTGGGCGATATCTTCCCTACCCTCTTTTGGAAAATTATGCGGTGCAATCTTCACACGCAGCTCAATATCCTGCTCCTCACCCGTCTCATTGCGTACTTCTATATCAACATATATGTTTGCTTTTGTATATTCATCGCGTAGATGCGGTGTAATGCGCAAGCGTTCGATATGAACAACGGGCTTCGCTACTAGCGTCACATCCTGCCAGATGCCGCCCGGATTCAGTAATGGATTCGGATAATGAGCGCTGGCTGCCGACGGCACTTCCGGACAATCGGACAGTCCTTCCTGGCGCACCGGCAAACAATCCCAGTGATATAAACCGCCTTTGGCGATTTCTTTTCGTTCCGGCTTCTTATCGATAGCGGAAACGACTTTCACAATAAGTTCGTTTTCCTTGCCAAAGCGAAGGAAACCGGTTACAGAAAATGCAAACGGATCGAAATCCCCTTCGTGCGCGCCCAGATACATTCCATTCAGCCATACTTCGGAGAAATAGTCCACGCCTCCAAAATGCAGGTGATAGCCGAGATTCTCTTGCTTGTTCGGCGCGAGGAATGTCCTCCTATACCACATCGCACCCTGATGCTGTTCGAATCCCGCTTTCTGCCAGTGAGAAGGCACGACAATCTCCTTCCACGGGTGTATCTCAGGCGCATATACGATTTTATTTTCGATGCCGTTTTCCAATATATTCTCTTTATCGGGCAGGCATTGCCATACCCCTCGTAAGCTCCATTCCTGGTGCATGTAGGACCACCTCTACCCTATACAAATACGTTATACTTTTGCTTCCGGTGACCGACAATTTCTATAAATTTTATCTATAGTAGCCTAACTTTAAATCTTTTCCGATAAAGCGTCAATGGAATTTATATGATTTATACTATGACAATTATTCAACATGCATGAAAGGCGATTTCCCCTCTACATAACGTGAGAACAACCTCATGATTCTTGTCCAATACAACAAGATCGGCATCCTTGCCCAGAGCGATACTTCCTTTGCTTGCAAATAACCCAAGCTGTTTAGCCGGGTTTACCGCTGTCATATAAACAATGTCTTCGAGCGTACATCCGGTAAAGTGCATGGCGTTCGCGGCTGCATCCTTCATCTTAACGATACTGCCGGCAAGTGTGCCATCCGAAAGTAAAGCACGACCATCTTGTACGGTTACTTCCTGTCCACCCAGCTCATACGTTCCTTCACCAAGGCATTTGGCTCGCATTGCATCCGTGATCAACGTCAATCCGTTCCGTCCTTTTTGCTGGTAGACAAGCTTAATCATTTCAGGATGAACATGAATACCGTCCACTATCAGCTCAGCAAGCAATTCAGGATGGAGCAAGGCTGCACCGGCAACGCCCGGTTCGCGGTGATGCAAACCACGCATGCCGTTAAACAGATGTGTTACATGCTTCAAGCCGCAGCGCACCCCTTCTGCCACCTCTGCATATGTCGCATCAGAATGTCCGACAGAAGCCACCACACCACACTGCGCCAGATGTGATACGAATTCCATGCCGCCTGGCAACTCAGGTGCTACGGTAACAAGTCGAATCAACCCAGCAGCGCTTCTTTGCCACCTCTCGAACAAAGCGATATCTGGGTTAAGCATCTTATCCGCCGGTTGGGCACCCGCTCGCTTGGGCGATAGAAATGGCCCTTCCAAATGCACACCTAGTATCTCTGCTTCTCCCGGCCCGTTTGCCTGTTTGCGATAGTCTGCGACATTTACCAGCGCACGCTCGATATGCTTTACCTCCTGTGTCATTGTTGTGGCGAGGAAACTTGTCGTTCCTTCCTGAGGCAACCGTGCTGCAATCGTCTGTATAGCCTCGTGGGTAGCATCCATCGTATCTGCTCCGCCCGCACCGTGAATATGCAAGTCGATCATACCGGGAAGAAGCTTATAAGAATTCGAGAAGGGAAAGAGCCGATCATACCCGTCCGTGTCCGTACAACCAGCCATCTGTCCAACTTCGTGGATTTTTCCGTTTCGGATAGCCACATAGCCTTCATTAATTATGCCTTTCTCCGCATAGACCCGGATTCCGGTAATTAGCATGCTTGCCGGTGCCATACATCCGTCCTCCTTTTTACGTGCTAATAAAGTAAAACTTCACTCAGTAAGGGTATTACTACCCATTAAGGCAAGATAGAATTATCGACTGCCTCATTATAATTTCTTTTACAACCTGTAGCAAAATCCGAAACTCTTCAAAATAGGCCATTCAACAAAAAAGCAGCCCTCTACTATTGGCTGCTTCTCGTGTAGCTATTTCTTTAGTGAATGTCCTTCTTCTTGAAATTTCCGCCTTTTACATTGTTAATCGCGCCAACTGCCAGAAACGCCGCTTCATCAATATCCTCGATAATCGATTTCAGCTTCGCCTCTTCCAGACGAGTAACAACGCAGAAAATTACTTTTTTATCGTCGCCAGTATATGCACCTTCCCCATTTAGGTAAGTGACGCCACGTCCGAGGCGAGCAAGTAGCGCATCACCGATTTCACGGTGCTTTTCACTAATAATCCAGACGGAACGCGATTCATCTAGCCCCTGGATGGTGACATCAATCATCTTGAATGCAATAAAGTATGCCATCAGTGAATACATGGCCCGATCCCAGCCAAAGACGAAACCCGCACTGCCAAGAATGAAAATATTAAAAAACATAACCGTCTCTCCTACCGAAAAAGGGAGCCGTTTATTGAAGACAATTGCAATAATCTCGGTTCCGTCAAGCGAACCTCCATAACGGATAACCATTCCTACCCCAATGCCCAGAATAATTCCACCAAATACCGCAGCTAGCAATGGATCCTCTGTTAGTTCCGGTACAGGGTGAAGAAAGGAAGTGACGATAGACATAACAGTAACGCCCAGCAATGTGGAGAGCGCGAATGTCTTTCCAATCTGTTTATAACCGAGAATAAGAAACGGAAGGTTAAGAACAAAAAGAAAAATGCCAAGTTTCATTCCTGTCAAGTGAGAAAGAATAATAGAGATACCTACAATACCACCATCGATAATTTGGTTAGGAACCAGAAAAATCTCCAATCCAATAGCCATCAGGATTGAACCTAAAATAATAAAGAATGCCCGCTTTAGAATTTTGGCCTTTGTAAGCTTTTTATGGGCTACTTTGTACTCTTGCACATATTCCAACAACCATCTCCCCCTTTATTTTCCAATACTATTGTTACTATCTTATTTTATTATAGCAGATACGGTATATGATGTGCCGTACATACAAAAATTTACCGTGGTTGCATCTGCTAAAAAAGCCCGGTATACGAACACCGGGCTTTTTTATTATAGAATGGAAATTGTTGTATAAGTGCATAATACAAACGTTATACAGTAACAGCTGGAACAACCAGAGATTTCAGTTCACTAA
Protein-coding sequences here:
- a CDS encoding PfkB family carbohydrate kinase, which gives rise to MGTVITLGEMLIDFVPEANGQALEEVPSFKKAPGGAPANVAAAVARLGGTSRFLGKVGADPFGDFLIGTLANTGVDTGRIYRTDEAKTALAFVSLKEDGERDFLFYREPSADMLLTEVEITEEVLAGGVIFHYGSISLIAEPARSATVKAARLARERGMLVSYDPNLRLPLWPGGAPAAKEAIREHVPLADIVKVSEEELTFLTGETDIIAGASWFFAQGIRLLLVTLGKEGCAYVRPNDTVKRLPGFTVRAVDATGAGDGFVGGFLHRIAEAGIRPEALAKLPNGELENMLHFANAVGALTTMKRGAISALPSMDEVKELMKH
- a CDS encoding glycoside hydrolase family 2 protein, giving the protein MHQEWSLRGVWQCLPDKENILENGIENKIVYAPEIHPWKEIVVPSHWQKAGFEQHQGAMWYRRTFLAPNKQENLGYHLHFGGVDYFSEVWLNGMYLGAHEGDFDPFAFSVTGFLRFGKENELIVKVVSAIDKKPERKEIAKGGLYHWDCLPVRQEGLSDCPEVPSAASAHYPNPLLNPGGIWQDVTLVAKPVVHIERLRITPHLRDEYTKANIYVDIEVRNETGEEQDIELRVKIAPHNFPKEGREDIAQVSATFLRPGSLNHTTRLTIQNPALWWSWDLGHPHLYTATVEVKMDGTIIDSSSEVFGIREITRDEKWQFRLNGERIFIKGNNYLSDQFLSLMTASQYEQDIQMMLDAYMNMTRLFAHAEKPEFYRLCDEKGIMIFQDLPFQWGYRSDGEFITRAADVARRYVEMLYNHPSVVLWCCHSESRLHDYNKLDNVLMETVKSIDVTRPIHKNSVLIDRGELPAFFATWEEFAKYVPNHLSVNWVGWYWGKITDAEFYNPMFITEYGTQSLPDEESLKKFIVEEKLWPLDMEAWRMRGFQNNIYTKMMGEYPTTLGELVERTQEYQVQFYKEHTEALRRKKYNNVNGIMQFHFVNTWPAIDWAIVDYYRRPKKAYYAVVHAFAPLQLSFAGHVERLENALRITMEAWVVNDYRRELEGHEISYRLLASDGTVIEERAVLAPLITPDSSRCFDQAVLDLPLTEEVYRIEGDLRDKEGNIIARNTKILFPRINEAEVETAAHVNAGL
- the nagA gene encoding N-acetylglucosamine-6-phosphate deacetylase gives rise to the protein MAPASMLITGIRVYAEKGIINEGYVAIRNGKIHEVGQMAGCTDTDGYDRLFPFSNSYKLLPGMIDLHIHGAGGADTMDATHEAIQTIAARLPQEGTTSFLATTMTQEVKHIERALVNVADYRKQANGPGEAEILGVHLEGPFLSPKRAGAQPADKMLNPDIALFERWQRSAAGLIRLVTVAPELPGGMEFVSHLAQCGVVASVGHSDATYAEVAEGVRCGLKHVTHLFNGMRGLHHREPGVAGAALLHPELLAELIVDGIHVHPEMIKLVYQQKGRNGLTLITDAMRAKCLGEGTYELGGQEVTVQDGRALLSDGTLAGSIVKMKDAAANAMHFTGCTLEDIVYMTAVNPAKQLGLFASKGSIALGKDADLVVLDKNHEVVLTLCRGEIAFHAC
- a CDS encoding YitT family protein, yielding MEYVQEYKVAHKKLTKAKILKRAFFIILGSILMAIGLEIFLVPNQIIDGGIVGISIILSHLTGMKLGIFLFVLNLPFLILGYKQIGKTFALSTLLGVTVMSIVTSFLHPVPELTEDPLLAAVFGGIILGIGVGMVIRYGGSLDGTEIIAIVFNKRLPFSVGETVMFFNIFILGSAGFVFGWDRAMYSLMAYFIAFKMIDVTIQGLDESRSVWIISEKHREIGDALLARLGRGVTYLNGEGAYTGDDKKVIFCVVTRLEEAKLKSIIEDIDEAAFLAVGAINNVKGGNFKKKDIH